A region of the Deltaproteobacteria bacterium genome:
GATCCTGATCAGGTTCAAAGGGTTGCCCGGAACACCGGGCTCTCAGATGCTGAGCAACACCCCTAACGAGCGAAAACCATCCTAGGAGAACCGTGCGGGCATGTCAAGCATTTCCTATCAACTTGCTCTGATATACACCCATCCGGTTCTTCTTGACGGCGGTATATGAATGTTCTAGTCTTCTTTCAAAGGGGAAAAAGCGCACAGCATTTCTCTCTTCCTGGTAAAATCACGTAGAAAAAATATTCAGAGGAGGATGGCCATGAACGTCCTTGACCTGCAGTATGCGGAATTCGAAAAACTCCCGAGTGAGGCCAAGATCGAACTCTTCAATCGGGACGGGCGCCTCTTTGATATGATCATTTCCCAGCAACTGAATCGGAAGATCCTTGATGATATTTACATCATCACCAACCGATTGCGGACCCTGGCCAAGAGCAAAAGCGGCTCCCTCTTCCTCCAGGATCTACTCCGGCATAAAAGGGCCATGCTCTATTTCGCCCAACCCTCCTCCCGGACCTTCCTCTCCTTTGAAAACGCCTGCCACATCCTGGGCATGAAGACCTCTGAGATCCGGGACACCCGGGTGTCCTCTGAGGTCAAAGGGGAAAGCTTCGATGACAGTTTGAGGACTTTCTCTTCTTACACGGACCTGATCATCATGAGACACAAGGAGCCCAACAGGGCGGAGAGGGCCGCCTGGCTTCTCAACACTTTTTCCTACAGACCTGTCCCGGTGATCAACGGGGGTTCGGGCGCCGATCAGCACCCCACCCAGGCCATTCTTGATGTCTATACCCTGCAGAAGTCTTTCGAAAACCAGGGAGGATTGGACGGAAAGACGATCCTGATGTGCGGGGATCTCCGAAGGGGGCGAACGGTGAGGTCCCTGAGCTACCTGATGAAAAACTTCGAGGGGGTCAAAATCATCTATGCCGCTCCAGATGGGTTTCAGATGAAAGAAGATGTTCTCACATTTCTCGAGGGAAAAGGCATTCCATATGTCATTGAAACCGAAAGCCTCGAAAACGTTCTGCCCGAGGCCGACGCCATTTACATGACACGCATCCAGGATGAACACGACCTCGTCGCAGGTGAGTCCGACTTGATCGATACCTCCAGGTTCAAGCTCAAACCCGAAGACATGCGAAAAGTGCGCCCCAATGGTATAATCATGCATCCCTTTCCGAGAAGGGATGAAATCGACGTGGCCATCGACTCCGATCCCCGTGCCATGTACTGGAGGCAGGAACGAAACGGGATGTGGACCCGTGCCGCGCTTATTGCTTACATCTTCAACGTCGAAGGGCAAATCATGGATTACTGATGTCTTAAAAAAGAAGGCCTGGCGGGGCCCTATACCTGCCTCCTGTCGCCCCCCACCAGACCCCTCTTTTTTTGCCAAGTATAAAGGAAACCGGGG
Encoded here:
- a CDS encoding aspartate carbamoyltransferase → MNVLDLQYAEFEKLPSEAKIELFNRDGRLFDMIISQQLNRKILDDIYIITNRLRTLAKSKSGSLFLQDLLRHKRAMLYFAQPSSRTFLSFENACHILGMKTSEIRDTRVSSEVKGESFDDSLRTFSSYTDLIIMRHKEPNRAERAAWLLNTFSYRPVPVINGGSGADQHPTQAILDVYTLQKSFENQGGLDGKTILMCGDLRRGRTVRSLSYLMKNFEGVKIIYAAPDGFQMKEDVLTFLEGKGIPYVIETESLENVLPEADAIYMTRIQDEHDLVAGESDLIDTSRFKLKPEDMRKVRPNGIIMHPFPRRDEIDVAIDSDPRAMYWRQERNGMWTRAALIAYIFNVEGQIMDY